A single region of the Drosophila miranda strain MSH22 chromosome 2, D.miranda_PacBio2.1, whole genome shotgun sequence genome encodes:
- the LOC108156877 gene encoding uncharacterized protein LOC108156877 isoform X1, translating to MMLLPSGRSNSDVYPLQSANNSSTTASASAGAKPLLLTRTSSPQLTTLPTTNGTNAPHTTPNRPLNGVGAAAAAGAAAGCPSQSQSQTGIQPIKAGGAVATGGATTAGATEATTTEPVSSGIGVGVGPATAAGTGIYGPLLGQSHGHGSNAAGVAGNWSEIDGHLETIQEKLKPGWTVHSGKEGRLYYCNHLAQTSGWLPACEDWSKHEELSYGWERAIDSKGRSYYINHLNKTTTYEAPECIRWDEHPPEPRLVHLQRNASLGFGFVAGSERPVIVRFVTEGGPSIGKLQPGDQILAVNGEDVKDAPRDHVIQLVRACESQVSLLVCQPMAHCILPGRKSTLLSAGKRAKLRSRPSRVRFAESVCVNGAPLFPPSAFSLGDICVPPMANVLKVFLENGQTKSFKYDATTTVHDVVSSLLDKLCLCCGELFSLVLEHVKSLKRNKLTLLDPQESLARIAARPGAHKLRCLFRITFVPISAAELAQRDLHALDYLYMQCCNDVNQERFAPELQPELALRLAALHMHQHALANNFSPAKLTVKLVEREFGLERFVPVSLFEGMKRKELRRLISHFLKLNAEMTGSSSKVLTQLQAKLHYLDIIASLPSYGAKCFSTNQREGVERVLLVSPRFGLSQISSARNSVPQPISAIEDFTHVVVNREDDVTCSVSIFMLGDRAVKFIMEDRDACEFSLVLGGYYRLLTGNMLNLLRERDPSDEDNAPGFLSQHTVLPAGWSYLLPYHTRAHSVNFLMTPPYHPVTQLPPQLGAPLQAQSLPYVMDLDLHSVMATELLEEAAKDSGLSDSSGSNYCEGRIQSSHQMASVEAKNEQVLRRVQELQHLVQTSEQYLSEQEQGLSGGGQTMAVLEFDSDCDSLNSSKVSSTEETSNVLSLGVSLPPGNPLKHSDSLTLLAETISHDLSGITQGLNAIPETVAPVSSSAPATPATPKRKPSLCSTSSPRPQRKMNGFSQLLSDLQALGTDFSQSESDSESVASPAQSPTARRPQIMVLQAAGGSIPGSGGLGAAKQPLSQRSSFGLHSPDGSHFGAETKDYNLREYLQQLKEISNASSADTDVAARQLSEIYGFEVREDTFIETDPDLIDLRAIPPPQTPDELDSLSLMNAAPPKGFEGRAEELDSFLQQIMVAPPTQKATPAKELTPEEIMSFIIPPPPNLEQQQQVPQQQGPPMETESLYSNSVQAKREFFQSVANGSHNNSSSNTGKEQSPHVIEYATVERKSKFSCCPTTKKEESSPAPAAAAAAAPPEVQPPPRTPTAEQMSPPPARPPKSAELLQRYSPKKQVRIMATHQQQQQQQQRDSSRGPPQLPPRGSPTFDGQQASPHPAAAATAATAAMMMSVSGPKKPPLPPIASRPRPTNGMSPAQPTPAPPPAHYSPPIPATTRLPNAHSNGHQQQLQQQQQVPLVPKKPQQLHGEKLFLKNGHLIDGEALLGKTDVAMAGLLIRLDQVAAQCSAAQSAGGGTSIDEEKFQRARNELTEQTLALVTASKFLVASMSDMTLITLPEHLTSCLTAIRRITELAQDMTRHTSAPLQTRNIVLKVHDVASSFRELVGVQIGPIGAGQLALQAECLANVLATLLRSLRVFSP from the exons ATGATGTTACTGCCTTCGGGGCGTTCGAATAGTGATGTCTATCCGCTACAAAGtgccaacaacagcagcacaacagcctcagcctcagccggAGCAAAGCCCTTGCTACTGACACGAACATCATCGCCACAATTGACAACGTTGCCCACAACAAATGGCACCAACGCCCCCCACACAACGCCCAATCGCCCACTGAATGGTgtaggagcagcagcagcagcaggagccgcCGCCGGATGCCCGTCACAGTCGCAGTCACAGACCGGAATACAGCCGATAAAAGCAGGAGGAGCAGTAGCAACAGGAGGAGCAACGACGGCAGGAGCAACGGAGGCGACAACAACGGAGCCTGTCAGCAGTGGAATTGGGGTCGGCGTTGgccctgccactgccgctggcACGGGCATCTATGGGCCACTTTTGGGTCAAAGCCATGGACATGGAAGTAACGCTGCTGGCGTTGCCGGAAATTGGTCCGAAATTGATGGACACTTGGAGACAATACAGGAGAAGCTAAAGCCTGGTTGGACCGTGCATTCGGGAAAGGAGGGACGACTCTATTATTGCAA CCACTTGGCACAAACATCAGGATGGCTGCCCGCCTGCGAGGATTGGAGCAAGCATGAGGAGCTCTCCTATGGCTGGGAGCGTGCCATAGATTCCAAGGGTCGTTCCTACTACATCAA CCATCTGAACAAAACGACCACATACGAGGCCCCCGAATGCATACGCTGGGACGAGCATCCGCCGGAGCCGCGTCTCGTCCACCTGCAGCGGAATGCCAGCCTGGGATTCGGTTTTGTGGCCGGCAGCGAGCGGCCGGTGATTGTGAGATTCGTGACAGAAGGCGGTCCCAGCATCGGGAAGCTGCAGCCAGGCGATCAGATACTCGCCGTGAACGGGGAGGATGTCAAGGACGCGCCCCGGGACCATGTCATACAGCTGGTGCGTGCCTGCGAGTCGCAGGTCAGTCTTCTGGTCTGCCAGCCCATGGCGCACTGCATCCTGCCGGGCCGCAAGTCCACACTCCTGTCGGCGGGCAAGCGGGCCAAGCTGCGATCGCGTCCGAGTCGCGTGAGATTCGCCGAGAGTGTGTGCGTCAATGGGGCACCTCTATTTCCG CCCTCGGCGTTCTCCCTGGGCGATATATGCGTGCCGCCGATGGCCAATGTGCTGAAGGTGTTCCTGGAGAACGGGCAGACCAAGTCCTTCAAATACGATGCCACCACCACGGTCCACGATGTGGTTAGCTCTCTGCTGGACAAGCTCTGTCTCTGCTGCGGAGAGCTCTTCAGCCTGGTCCTAGAACATGTGAAGAGCCTCAAGAGAAATAAGCTCACGCTGCTGGATCCCCAAGAGTCCTTGGCCAGG ATTGCTGCTCGTCCGGGAGCCCACAAGCTGCGCTGCCTATTCCGCATCACCTTCGTGCCCATTTCGGCCGCCGAGCTGGCACAGAGGGATCTGCATGCCCTGGACTACCTCTACATGCAGTGCTGCAACGATGTCAACCAGGAACGCTTCGCCCCCGAGCTGCAGCCGGAACTGGCCCTCCGCCTGGCCGCCCTCCACATGCACCAGCACGCCCTGGCCAACAATTTCTCACCCGCGAAGCTCACCGTCAAGCTGGTCGA ACGCGAGTTTGGACTGGAGCGATTTGTCCCAGTCAGCCTGTTCGAGGGCATGAAGCGGAAGGAGCTGCGCCGCCTGATCTCCCACTTCTTGAAGCTCAATGCGGAGATGACGGGATCATCGAGCAAGGTCCTAACACAGCTGCAG GCCAAACTCCATTATCTAGATATAATCGCTAGTTTACCAAGCTATGGAGCCAAATGCTTTAGCACAAACCAAAGAGAAGGCGTCGAgcgtgtcctgttggtgagtCCACGCTTCGGCCTCAGTCAGATATCGAGTGCCCGCAATTCGGTG CCCCAACCGATTTCGGCCATCGAGGACTTCACCCATGTGGTGGTGAATCGTGAGGACGATGTGACCTGCAGTGTGTCCATCTTTATGCTCGGCGATCGGGCCGTAAAGTTCATCATGGAGGATCGGGATGCGTGCGAGTTCAGTCTGGTGCTGGGCGGCTACTATCGCCTGCTGACGG GCAACATGTTGAATCTGCTGAGGGAAAGAGACCCCTCGGACGAGGATAATGCACCTGGTTTCTTGTCGCAGCACACGGTGCTGCCCGCGGGCTGGAGCTATCTGCTGCCCTACCACACGCGGGCGCACAGCGTCAACTTCCTGATGACGCCGCCCTACCACCCCGTGACGCAGCTTCCCCCTCAATTGGGGGCTCCCTTACAGGCGCAATCACTGCCCTATGTAATGGACTTGGATCTGCACAGCGTCATGGCCACGGAGCTGCTGGAGGAGGCGGCCAAGGACTCGGGCCTGAGcgacagcagcggcagcaactaCTGCGAGGGCCGCATCCAGTCCTCCCATCAAATGGCCAGTGTGGAGGCCAAGAACGAACAGGTACTGCGTCGCGTTCAGGAGCTACAGCATCTCGTCCAGACCTCCGAGCAGTATCTGAGTGAGCAGGAGCAGGGACTCTCCGGCGGAGGCCAGACAATGGCCGTCCTCGAGTTTGATTCGGACTGCGACAGTCTCAACAGCAGTAAGGTCTCCTCCACGGAGGAGACCTCGAATGTTCTTAGTCTGGGCGTGTCTCTGCCCCCGGGCAATCCCCTCAAGCACAGCGACTCGCTGACGCTTCTGGCGGAAACCATCAGCCATGATCTGAGCGGCATCACGCAGGGCCTCAATGCCATACCGGAGACGGTGGCGCCCGTCTCCTCATCGGCCCCGGCCACCCCAGCCACGCCCAAGCGAAAGCCGAGCCTTTGCAGCACCTCCAGTCCGCGGCCCCAGCGAAAGATGAACGGATTCAGTCAGCTGCTCAGCGATCTCCAGGCCTTAGGCACGGATTTTTCGCAGAGCGAAAGCGACTCGGAGTCGGTAGCCTCGCCTGCCCAGTCGCCCACCGCCAGGCGACCCCAGATAATGGTGCTCCAGGCAGCAGGCGGATCCATTCCCGGATCCGGAGGATTGGGAGCAGCCAAACAGCCGCTCTCGCAGCGCAGCAGCTTCGGGCTGCATAGCCCGGATGGCAGCCATTTTGGGGCCGAAACAAAGGACTACAATCTGCGGGAGTATCTCCAGCAGCTGAAGGAGATCAGCAATGCCTCGTCGGCGGACACGGATGTGGCGGCGCGCCAGCTGTCGGAGATCTACGGCTTTGAGGTGCGCGAGGACACCTTCATCGAGACGGACCCGGATCTGATTGATTTGCGTgccatacccccaccccagaCCCCGGATGAGCTGGACTCCCTGTCTCTGATGAATGCTGCCCCACCCAAGGGCTTCGAGGGTCGGGCCGAGGAGCTGGACAGCTTCCTGCAGCAGATAATGGTGGCACCACCCACCCAGAAAGCAACACCCGCCAAAGAGCTCACCCCGGAAGAGATTATGTCCTTTATCATCCCACCGCCACCTAATCtagagcagcagcaacaggtgCCACAGCAGCAAGGGCCACCTATGGAGACGGAATCCCTGTACAGCAACTCGGTGCAGGCCAAGCGGGAGTTCTTCCAGTCCGTGGCCAATGGGagccacaacaacagcagtaGCAACACCGGCAAGGAGCAGTCCCCGCATGTCATCGAGTATGCCACTGTGGAGCGGAAGAGCAAGTTTAGCTGCTGTCCCACCACCAAAAAGGAAGAGTCGTCTCccgctccagcagcagcagcagcagccgcaccGCCCGAGGTGCAGCCACCGCCCAGGACACCCACCGCTGAGCAGATGTCGCCACCACCCGCTCGACCacccaaaagcgccgagcttctGCAACGGTACTCACCCAAAAAGCAGGTGAGGATTATGGCCAcacaccagcaacagcagcaacagcagcagagggaCAGCAGTAGGGGACCGCCCCAGCTGCCACCTAGAGGCAGTCCCACCTTCGATGGACAGCAGGCGAGTCCCCATcccgcagcggcagcaacagcagcaacggctGCCATGATGATGTCGGTGAGTGGTCCGAAGAAACCCCCACTGCCGCCCATTGCCAGTCGCCCGCGTCCAACGAACGGCATGTCTCCAGCACAACCTACTCCTGCACCACCACCTGCCCACTATTCACCGCCCATACCGGCCACGACACGCCTACCCAATGCTCATTCCAATGGCCACCAGCAAcagctgcagcaacagcagcaggttCCTCTCGTACCAAAGAAGCCCCAGCAACTGCACGGCGAGAAGCTGTTCCTGAAGAACGGCCACCTGATCGATGGGGAGGCGCTGCTGGGCAAGACCGATGTGGCCATGGCCGGGCTGCTGATCCGACTTGACCAGGTGGCAGCCCAGTGCTCGGCAGCCCAGTCGGCGGGCGGAGGGACGAGCATCGACGAGGAGAAGTTCCAGCGGGCACGCAACGAGCTGACAGAGCAGACTCTGGCTCTGGTGACGGCCAGCAAATTCCTAGTGGCCTCCATGTCGGACATGACGCTGATTACGCTGCCCGAGCACCTGACCTCCTGCCTGACGGCCATACGGCGGATCACGGAGCTGGCACAGGACATGACCCGGCATACATCGGCTCCGCTGCAGACGCGAAATATCGTTCTGAAAGTTCACGATGTGGCGAGCAGTTTCCGGGAGCTGGTGGGTGTGCAGATCGGACCCATTGGAGCTGGACAGTTGGCCCTGCAGGCCGAGTGCTTGGCCAATGTCTTGGCCACTCTGCTGCGATCCTTGCGGGTGTTCTCCCCATAG
- the LOC108156878 gene encoding thioredoxin domain-containing protein 9-like, with translation MKAKNHKKDWLANGHGVYTQLFDEKEFFEMASHTPNIVVLFYRTGNQGCRIMDWHLNILAAKHLEAKFCKLNIERAGFLQKRLRIEVIPEILLVKDSMTADFVVGFQELDNFVAFSTEMLECRIARSGTISYTGDLSKSSDVKRILG, from the coding sequence ATGAAGGCTAAGAACCACAAGAAGGACTGGCTCGCAAATGGCCACGGCGTGTACACACAGTTGTTCGACGAGAAGGAGTTTTTCGAAATGGCAAGCCATACGCCCAACATCGTTGTGCTGTTTTATCGGACTGGCAACCAGGGCTGCCGCATCATGGACTGGCACCTGAACATCCTGGCCGCCAAGCATCTGGAGGCCAAGTTCTGCAAACTGAACATCGAGAGAGCTGGATTCCTGCAGAAGCGCCTGCGCATCGAAGTAATACCCGAGATTCTTCTGGTAAAGGACAGCATGACGGCTGACTTTGTTGTCGGCTTCCAGGAGCTGGACAACTTCGTAGCCTTCTCCACGGAGATGCTCGAATGTCGCATCGCCAGATCTGGAACCATTTCGTACACGGGGGATCTGAGCAAATCCTCAGACGTAAAGCGCATATTGGGTTAA
- the LOC108156877 gene encoding uncharacterized protein LOC108156877 isoform X2 produces the protein MMLLPSGRSNSDVYPLQSANNSSTTASASAGAKPLLLTRTSSPQLTTLPTTNGTNAPHTTPNRPLNGVGAAAAAGAAAGCPSQSQSQTGIQPIKAGGAVATGGATTAGATEATTTEPVSSGIGVGVGPATAAGTGIYGPLLGQSHGHGSNAAGVAGNWSEIDGHLETIQEKLKPGWTVHSGKEGRLYYCNHLAQTSGWLPACEDWSKHEELSYGWERAIDSKGRSYYINHLNKTTTYEAPECIRWDEHPPEPRLVHLQRNASLGFGFVAGSERPVIVRFVTEGGPSIGKLQPGDQILAVNGEDVKDAPRDHVIQLVRACESQVSLLVCQPMAHCILPGRKSTLLSAGKRAKLRSRPSRVRFAESVCVNGAPLFPPSAFSLGDICVPPMANVLKVFLENGQTKSFKYDATTTVHDVVSSLLDKLCLCCGELFSLVLEHVKSLKRNKLTLLDPQESLARIAARPGAHKLRCLFRITFVPISAAELAQRDLHALDYLYMQCCNDVNQERFAPELQPELALRLAALHMHQHALANNFSPAKLTVKLVEREFGLERFVPVSLFEGMKRKELRRLISHFLKLNAEMTGSSSKVLTQLQAKLHYLDIIASLPSYGAKCFSTNQREGVERVLLVSPRFGLSQISSARNSVPQPISAIEDFTHVVVNREDDVTCSVSIFMLGDRAVKFIMEDRDACEFSLVLGGYYRLLTGNMLNLLRERDPSDEDNAPGFLSQHTVLPAGWSYLLPYHTRAHSVNFLMTPPYHPVTQLPPQLGAPLQAQSLPYVMDLDLHSVMATELLEEAAKDSGLSDSSGSNYCEGRIQSSHQMASVEAKNEQVLRRVQELQHLVQTSEQYLSEQEQGLSGGGQTMAVLEFDSDCDSLNSSKVSSTEETSNVLSLGVSLPPGNPLKHSDSLTLLAETISHDLSGITQGLNAIPETVAPVSSSAPATPATPKRKPSLCSTSSPRPQRKMNGFSQLLSDLQALGTDFSQSESDSESVASPAQSPTARRPQIMVLQAAGGSIPGSGGLGAAKQPLSQRSSFGLHSPDGSHFGAETKDYNLREYLQQLKEISNASSADTDVAARQLSEIYGFEVREDTFIETDPDLIDLRAIPPPQTPDELDSLSLMNAAPPKGFEGRAEELDSFLQQIMVAPPTQKATPAKELTPEEIMSFIIPPPPNLEQQQQVPQQQGPPMETESLYSNSVQAKREFFQSVANGSHNNSSSNTGKEQSPHVIEYATVERKSKFSCCPTTKKEESSPAPAAAAAAAPPEVQPPPRTPTAEQMSPPPARPPKSAELLQRYSPKKQVRIMATHQQQQQQQQRDSSRGPPQLPPRGSPTFDGQQASPHPAAAATAATAAMMMSVKSNVRESLV, from the exons ATGATGTTACTGCCTTCGGGGCGTTCGAATAGTGATGTCTATCCGCTACAAAGtgccaacaacagcagcacaacagcctcagcctcagccggAGCAAAGCCCTTGCTACTGACACGAACATCATCGCCACAATTGACAACGTTGCCCACAACAAATGGCACCAACGCCCCCCACACAACGCCCAATCGCCCACTGAATGGTgtaggagcagcagcagcagcaggagccgcCGCCGGATGCCCGTCACAGTCGCAGTCACAGACCGGAATACAGCCGATAAAAGCAGGAGGAGCAGTAGCAACAGGAGGAGCAACGACGGCAGGAGCAACGGAGGCGACAACAACGGAGCCTGTCAGCAGTGGAATTGGGGTCGGCGTTGgccctgccactgccgctggcACGGGCATCTATGGGCCACTTTTGGGTCAAAGCCATGGACATGGAAGTAACGCTGCTGGCGTTGCCGGAAATTGGTCCGAAATTGATGGACACTTGGAGACAATACAGGAGAAGCTAAAGCCTGGTTGGACCGTGCATTCGGGAAAGGAGGGACGACTCTATTATTGCAA CCACTTGGCACAAACATCAGGATGGCTGCCCGCCTGCGAGGATTGGAGCAAGCATGAGGAGCTCTCCTATGGCTGGGAGCGTGCCATAGATTCCAAGGGTCGTTCCTACTACATCAA CCATCTGAACAAAACGACCACATACGAGGCCCCCGAATGCATACGCTGGGACGAGCATCCGCCGGAGCCGCGTCTCGTCCACCTGCAGCGGAATGCCAGCCTGGGATTCGGTTTTGTGGCCGGCAGCGAGCGGCCGGTGATTGTGAGATTCGTGACAGAAGGCGGTCCCAGCATCGGGAAGCTGCAGCCAGGCGATCAGATACTCGCCGTGAACGGGGAGGATGTCAAGGACGCGCCCCGGGACCATGTCATACAGCTGGTGCGTGCCTGCGAGTCGCAGGTCAGTCTTCTGGTCTGCCAGCCCATGGCGCACTGCATCCTGCCGGGCCGCAAGTCCACACTCCTGTCGGCGGGCAAGCGGGCCAAGCTGCGATCGCGTCCGAGTCGCGTGAGATTCGCCGAGAGTGTGTGCGTCAATGGGGCACCTCTATTTCCG CCCTCGGCGTTCTCCCTGGGCGATATATGCGTGCCGCCGATGGCCAATGTGCTGAAGGTGTTCCTGGAGAACGGGCAGACCAAGTCCTTCAAATACGATGCCACCACCACGGTCCACGATGTGGTTAGCTCTCTGCTGGACAAGCTCTGTCTCTGCTGCGGAGAGCTCTTCAGCCTGGTCCTAGAACATGTGAAGAGCCTCAAGAGAAATAAGCTCACGCTGCTGGATCCCCAAGAGTCCTTGGCCAGG ATTGCTGCTCGTCCGGGAGCCCACAAGCTGCGCTGCCTATTCCGCATCACCTTCGTGCCCATTTCGGCCGCCGAGCTGGCACAGAGGGATCTGCATGCCCTGGACTACCTCTACATGCAGTGCTGCAACGATGTCAACCAGGAACGCTTCGCCCCCGAGCTGCAGCCGGAACTGGCCCTCCGCCTGGCCGCCCTCCACATGCACCAGCACGCCCTGGCCAACAATTTCTCACCCGCGAAGCTCACCGTCAAGCTGGTCGA ACGCGAGTTTGGACTGGAGCGATTTGTCCCAGTCAGCCTGTTCGAGGGCATGAAGCGGAAGGAGCTGCGCCGCCTGATCTCCCACTTCTTGAAGCTCAATGCGGAGATGACGGGATCATCGAGCAAGGTCCTAACACAGCTGCAG GCCAAACTCCATTATCTAGATATAATCGCTAGTTTACCAAGCTATGGAGCCAAATGCTTTAGCACAAACCAAAGAGAAGGCGTCGAgcgtgtcctgttggtgagtCCACGCTTCGGCCTCAGTCAGATATCGAGTGCCCGCAATTCGGTG CCCCAACCGATTTCGGCCATCGAGGACTTCACCCATGTGGTGGTGAATCGTGAGGACGATGTGACCTGCAGTGTGTCCATCTTTATGCTCGGCGATCGGGCCGTAAAGTTCATCATGGAGGATCGGGATGCGTGCGAGTTCAGTCTGGTGCTGGGCGGCTACTATCGCCTGCTGACGG GCAACATGTTGAATCTGCTGAGGGAAAGAGACCCCTCGGACGAGGATAATGCACCTGGTTTCTTGTCGCAGCACACGGTGCTGCCCGCGGGCTGGAGCTATCTGCTGCCCTACCACACGCGGGCGCACAGCGTCAACTTCCTGATGACGCCGCCCTACCACCCCGTGACGCAGCTTCCCCCTCAATTGGGGGCTCCCTTACAGGCGCAATCACTGCCCTATGTAATGGACTTGGATCTGCACAGCGTCATGGCCACGGAGCTGCTGGAGGAGGCGGCCAAGGACTCGGGCCTGAGcgacagcagcggcagcaactaCTGCGAGGGCCGCATCCAGTCCTCCCATCAAATGGCCAGTGTGGAGGCCAAGAACGAACAGGTACTGCGTCGCGTTCAGGAGCTACAGCATCTCGTCCAGACCTCCGAGCAGTATCTGAGTGAGCAGGAGCAGGGACTCTCCGGCGGAGGCCAGACAATGGCCGTCCTCGAGTTTGATTCGGACTGCGACAGTCTCAACAGCAGTAAGGTCTCCTCCACGGAGGAGACCTCGAATGTTCTTAGTCTGGGCGTGTCTCTGCCCCCGGGCAATCCCCTCAAGCACAGCGACTCGCTGACGCTTCTGGCGGAAACCATCAGCCATGATCTGAGCGGCATCACGCAGGGCCTCAATGCCATACCGGAGACGGTGGCGCCCGTCTCCTCATCGGCCCCGGCCACCCCAGCCACGCCCAAGCGAAAGCCGAGCCTTTGCAGCACCTCCAGTCCGCGGCCCCAGCGAAAGATGAACGGATTCAGTCAGCTGCTCAGCGATCTCCAGGCCTTAGGCACGGATTTTTCGCAGAGCGAAAGCGACTCGGAGTCGGTAGCCTCGCCTGCCCAGTCGCCCACCGCCAGGCGACCCCAGATAATGGTGCTCCAGGCAGCAGGCGGATCCATTCCCGGATCCGGAGGATTGGGAGCAGCCAAACAGCCGCTCTCGCAGCGCAGCAGCTTCGGGCTGCATAGCCCGGATGGCAGCCATTTTGGGGCCGAAACAAAGGACTACAATCTGCGGGAGTATCTCCAGCAGCTGAAGGAGATCAGCAATGCCTCGTCGGCGGACACGGATGTGGCGGCGCGCCAGCTGTCGGAGATCTACGGCTTTGAGGTGCGCGAGGACACCTTCATCGAGACGGACCCGGATCTGATTGATTTGCGTgccatacccccaccccagaCCCCGGATGAGCTGGACTCCCTGTCTCTGATGAATGCTGCCCCACCCAAGGGCTTCGAGGGTCGGGCCGAGGAGCTGGACAGCTTCCTGCAGCAGATAATGGTGGCACCACCCACCCAGAAAGCAACACCCGCCAAAGAGCTCACCCCGGAAGAGATTATGTCCTTTATCATCCCACCGCCACCTAATCtagagcagcagcaacaggtgCCACAGCAGCAAGGGCCACCTATGGAGACGGAATCCCTGTACAGCAACTCGGTGCAGGCCAAGCGGGAGTTCTTCCAGTCCGTGGCCAATGGGagccacaacaacagcagtaGCAACACCGGCAAGGAGCAGTCCCCGCATGTCATCGAGTATGCCACTGTGGAGCGGAAGAGCAAGTTTAGCTGCTGTCCCACCACCAAAAAGGAAGAGTCGTCTCccgctccagcagcagcagcagcagccgcaccGCCCGAGGTGCAGCCACCGCCCAGGACACCCACCGCTGAGCAGATGTCGCCACCACCCGCTCGACCacccaaaagcgccgagcttctGCAACGGTACTCACCCAAAAAGCAGGTGAGGATTATGGCCAcacaccagcaacagcagcaacagcagcagagggaCAGCAGTAGGGGACCGCCCCAGCTGCCACCTAGAGGCAGTCCCACCTTCGATGGACAGCAGGCGAGTCCCCATcccgcagcggcagcaacagcagcaacggctGCCATGATGATGTCG GTAAAGAGCAACGTCAGAGAGTCGTTGGTCTGA